One part of the Olleya sp. YS genome encodes these proteins:
- a CDS encoding bifunctional riboflavin kinase/FAD synthetase yields the protein MKTKHNNTVLTIGTFDGVHLGHQKIINRLVDVADTKKLEPTLLTFFPHPRMVLQKDANIKLINTINEKEQLLKRFGITNLVVKKFTKEFSRLTAEEFVEEILVNQLKSKYVIIGYDHHFGRNRNANIDDLKQFGEQFNFEVEEISMQDINDVAISSTKIRHALLEGDIKTANTYLGYQFMLTGNIVKGKGIGKTINYPTANLLIEEAYKLIPKKGVYVVQAKIDGKLEFGMMNIGTNPTVNGVDQSIEIHFFNLNKSLYNKNLSIELLYRLRDEQRFENLNKLKVQLDLDKTKALEFLKTYAQ from the coding sequence TTGAAAACTAAACATAATAATACAGTATTAACCATTGGTACATTTGATGGCGTACATTTAGGGCATCAAAAAATTATTAATCGCTTAGTTGATGTAGCCGATACAAAAAAATTAGAGCCTACTCTACTAACGTTTTTTCCACATCCAAGAATGGTGTTACAAAAAGATGCTAACATCAAGCTAATTAATACCATAAATGAGAAAGAACAACTTTTAAAACGTTTTGGTATTACAAACTTAGTCGTTAAAAAATTCACAAAAGAGTTTTCCAGATTGACAGCAGAAGAATTTGTTGAAGAGATATTAGTCAATCAACTAAAATCTAAATATGTTATTATTGGTTACGACCATCATTTTGGAAGAAATAGAAATGCTAACATCGACGATTTAAAACAATTTGGAGAGCAATTTAATTTTGAGGTTGAAGAAATATCCATGCAAGATATTAATGATGTTGCCATCAGTTCTACTAAAATTAGACATGCACTACTTGAAGGTGATATTAAAACTGCAAATACTTATTTAGGGTATCAATTTATGTTAACTGGAAATATCGTTAAGGGTAAGGGTATAGGAAAAACTATAAATTACCCTACAGCTAACTTACTAATAGAGGAAGCTTATAAACTTATCCCTAAAAAAGGGGTTTATGTAGTGCAAGCTAAAATAGATGGCAAATTAGAATTTGGTATGATGAATATTGGAACAAACCCAACTGTTAATGGAGTAGACCAAAGTATTGAAATTCACTTTTTTAATTTAAATAAGTCACTCTACAACAAAAACTTAAGCATCGAGTTGTTATATAGATTAAGAGATGAACAAAGATTTGAAAACCTAAATAAGCTTAAAGTGCAACTGGATTTAGATAAAACAAAAGCACTGGAGTTTTTAAAGACATATGCTCAATAA
- a CDS encoding choice-of-anchor J domain-containing protein, translating to MKKITFYLFSLLFVSSIVTQAQNGKKIPDNISTNSDQVIRCGSDEYNARMLQSNPNMMGSQAFEEIVQNKIEEARQQRTGNQMVVVTIPVVIHIFNNGEAVGTGPNITDAQVISQITVMNEDYRRLLGTPGYNTNSVGADVEVEFCLAQTDPNGNPTTGIDRVNIGQNGIFETSLADAQNQMDALKPGTIWDPANYMNMWSVAFNGGSGLLGYAQFPGGSADTDGVVADYRFFGSSDYNDGTFNLSAPYDKGRTMTHEVGHFLGLFHTFQGGCAGTGSTGGDFCADTPAVGTPNYGCPTGTDSCPSDAGNDMIENYMDYTDDACMNVFTVDQKARVQAVLATQVNRASLTSSSACNSPTTPFINFSPGSPSPGQVAEGSDCNFLDYTIDLTMTIPASANATASLANTGTALEGEDFMLINNSVTFNSGSTTPSNSVTLRVFNDGVVEADETIILSINVSTTGDAVADSDTYNYVIANDDDALISAGNAVIFSDGFEAYADFDISPVGGWTLIDNDGDSTYDSTNTDFPNEGYTGSFIVFNPSATTPASNTGWDAHTGSKGYYCFNSTGDVSGTILNDDYAITPQINLNGTGSELKFWAKSLTDNYAGGERFQVGISTTNTNAASFTIISPAPYIIPPLTWTEYTYDLSAYDGQNIYIAIHVVSADEFVFMLDDISVTANVTTGVQTTVNTATPDQNNLIGAGLTYYNDVSSNDVMADIDNTAAFDYGCTTVAVSRDAATAGAGAVPYAGGTNVAGYVTAKTFDVTTTNPGSGAATVNFYFTEGELAAWETITGENRSALYVKNDTTGEVVPVTISAFGTDSKLEATFANGLAGTYYFGSQLAFLSVGEFELANSISIYPNPTVDVLTIKVDNDNDLPNAYKIYNMLGQLITENSISNTQDLTIDATPFSNGMYFIKISKGGNAITLPFIKK from the coding sequence ATGAAAAAAATTACTTTTTACCTTTTTTCACTATTATTTGTTTCAAGTATAGTGACTCAAGCTCAAAACGGAAAAAAAATCCCAGATAATATTTCCACGAATTCTGATCAAGTAATTAGATGTGGTTCGGATGAATACAATGCAAGAATGTTACAAAGCAATCCAAATATGATGGGTAGTCAGGCATTTGAAGAAATTGTACAAAATAAAATAGAAGAAGCTAGACAACAGAGAACTGGTAATCAAATGGTGGTTGTAACCATCCCAGTTGTAATTCATATTTTCAACAATGGTGAAGCTGTTGGTACTGGTCCAAATATTACTGATGCACAGGTTATTTCTCAAATTACTGTGATGAATGAGGACTATAGAAGACTTCTTGGTACTCCAGGTTACAATACTAACTCAGTAGGTGCAGATGTTGAAGTTGAATTTTGTTTAGCTCAAACAGATCCTAATGGAAATCCAACTACTGGTATTGATAGAGTTAATATAGGTCAAAACGGAATATTTGAGACTAGTTTAGCTGATGCTCAAAACCAAATGGATGCATTGAAACCAGGAACAATTTGGGATCCAGCTAATTACATGAATATGTGGTCTGTTGCTTTTAACGGTGGATCAGGATTACTTGGATATGCTCAGTTTCCAGGAGGAAGTGCTGACACAGATGGTGTTGTAGCTGATTATAGATTTTTTGGTAGTTCAGACTATAACGATGGGACATTTAATCTAAGCGCACCATATGATAAAGGAAGAACTATGACTCATGAGGTGGGTCACTTTCTAGGTTTATTTCATACATTTCAAGGTGGTTGTGCAGGAACAGGATCTACAGGAGGAGATTTTTGTGCAGATACACCTGCAGTAGGTACACCAAACTATGGTTGTCCTACAGGTACAGATTCTTGTCCATCAGATGCTGGAAATGATATGATCGAAAATTATATGGATTATACTGACGATGCTTGTATGAATGTATTTACAGTAGACCAAAAAGCTAGAGTGCAAGCTGTTTTAGCTACACAAGTTAACAGAGCATCTTTAACTAGCTCAAGTGCTTGTAACTCTCCAACAACTCCATTTATCAACTTTTCACCAGGCTCACCATCACCAGGACAAGTTGCTGAAGGAAGTGATTGTAATTTCTTAGATTACACCATTGATTTAACAATGACTATTCCAGCAAGTGCAAACGCAACTGCTAGTTTAGCTAATACTGGTACTGCATTAGAAGGTGAAGATTTTATGTTAATTAATAACTCTGTAACCTTTAACTCTGGATCTACAACTCCAAGTAACTCTGTAACACTAAGAGTCTTTAATGACGGTGTTGTTGAAGCTGATGAAACCATTATATTATCTATTAACGTAAGTACTACTGGAGATGCAGTTGCAGATTCGGACACTTACAATTATGTAATTGCAAACGATGACGATGCACTTATTTCTGCTGGTAACGCTGTAATATTTAGTGATGGTTTTGAAGCATACGCTGACTTTGATATTTCACCAGTTGGTGGATGGACTTTAATAGATAATGATGGTGATAGTACTTATGATTCTACTAATACAGATTTCCCTAACGAAGGGTATACAGGATCATTTATAGTATTTAATCCATCAGCAACGACTCCAGCTTCTAATACAGGTTGGGATGCTCATACAGGTAGTAAAGGATACTACTGCTTCAATTCTACAGGTGATGTTAGCGGAACTATATTAAACGATGATTACGCTATCACGCCTCAAATTAATTTAAATGGAACTGGAAGTGAACTAAAATTCTGGGCTAAGTCTTTAACAGATAATTATGCAGGCGGAGAACGTTTCCAAGTTGGTATTTCAACTACAAATACAAATGCGGCTAGCTTTACAATTATATCACCTGCTCCTTATATTATTCCACCATTAACTTGGACAGAATATACTTATGACTTATCAGCTTATGACGGTCAAAATATATACATAGCAATTCATGTTGTTTCTGCGGATGAATTTGTATTTATGTTAGATGATATTTCTGTAACTGCAAATGTTACTACAGGAGTACAAACTACTGTAAATACAGCCACTCCTGATCAAAATAATTTAATCGGAGCTGGTCTAACTTATTACAACGATGTATCTAGTAATGATGTTATGGCTGATATTGATAATACAGCAGCATTTGATTACGGTTGTACAACAGTTGCAGTATCAAGAGACGCAGCAACAGCAGGTGCTGGTGCAGTTCCATACGCAGGAGGTACAAATGTAGCTGGTTATGTTACAGCTAAAACGTTTGATGTAACAACTACTAATCCTGGTAGTGGAGCAGCAACGGTTAACTTCTATTTTACAGAAGGCGAACTAGCTGCATGGGAAACTATTACTGGTGAAAACAGATCTGCTTTATATGTTAAAAATGATACGACTGGAGAAGTTGTACCTGTTACAATATCTGCTTTTGGAACAGACTCCAAATTAGAAGCAACCTTTGCTAATGGATTAGCTGGTACTTACTACTTCGGTTCTCAATTAGCATTTTTATCTGTAGGAGAGTTTGAGTTAGCTAATTCTATTTCTATCTATCCAAACCCAACTGTTGATGTATTAACTATTAAAGTAGATAATGATAACGATTTACCAAATGCATATAAGATTTACAACATGCTAGGTCAATTAATCACTGAAAATAGCATTAGCAATACTCAAGATTTAACAATTGATGCTACACCATTTAGCAATGGTATGTACTTCATTAAAATCTCTAAAGGCGGTAATGCAATAACACTACCTTTTATAAAGAAATAA
- a CDS encoding reprolysin-like metallopeptidase translates to MKLKLHILIPLCFLFVVQTAFSQSKSWKKSTFNENNSEVSLKSLDKSHYNIFNLDIDILKQQLASAPLRNQSQGQSNTLVSFPTIDGKLEQFRIVETQIFSTNDNINQHPGIKTYLGSRIDNSGTRIRFSVTPLGFNGMISEPGAETVYIQSVNKVSNGQYIVYNRKTRINSHETFECLTEDVSITSRILGSEVLRDANDKLLRTYKMAMSVTSEYTGFWDDGNPGNGNAQQDALAAMVSTLNRNNEVFEVDMAITFLLVDTMDDPAIDLIYSGTDSYGNNLNGDLQTNLTNVVGEDDYDIGHLLHFAGNNGNAGCIGCVCESGKGSAFSAHSFADNDGGPYMADFFDIDYVPHEIGHQMGANHTFSFSSEGTGVNAEPGSGTTIMGYAGITGGNDVQDHSDPYFHYYSISQILNNVTSGNNQCATTTNISNNPPVADAGLDYTIPNGTAFILKGAASDPDPTDALTYCWEQIDSGVTTNSTFGPTKTTGAVWRSRPPSTSPNRYMPILSRVLNGQLTETNPVETVNNTSWETVSTVGRTLNFALTVRDRSEAGGVGQTPQTSFGVMQVTVDASSGPFTVTSQTTNETWDAGSTQTVTWNVAGTDGGAVNTPTVNILLSIDGGLTFPFTLASDVPNDGSHDVAVPSTGGDTNMARVIVEGNNNIFYAVNSTNFSIQESEFVITVSNPNVDVCQPNDAVYNYTYNTFLGFSGTTNLSVTGLPSGTSAVINPNTASIDGDTGTVTVSGTGSLALGNYSFTLEGTSGSITKTVDLSFNVYSSTLNSVVLTSPANGAVDVPANGDLVWVTNPNAVDYLVEIASDSGFGTIVESASVQTNSYTTTMLNADTQYYWRVTSSNDCATASPSSVYSFTTAVLTCNNIFNATDTPITIASSGSNANYTSIINIPEDLEITDINVRINIDHTWNSDLDIFLISPLGTSVELSTDNGSSSNNYTNTIFDQEATNSITSGSSPFTGTFTPEGDLSVLYGEMTAGDWTLSVDDDFGPADGGTILEFSLDLCVLGSFTTLSTDNFEDRATTFTVYPNPNNGEFTIVLNNNNFDNDISIDVYDVRGRKVYNNLFENSNDFNQTITLNNVEAGLYLLNITDGNLTLTKKLVIK, encoded by the coding sequence ATGAAATTAAAATTACATATTCTAATACCGTTATGTTTCTTATTTGTAGTACAAACAGCTTTTTCGCAAAGTAAATCTTGGAAAAAATCTACATTTAATGAGAATAATAGTGAAGTATCACTAAAAAGTTTAGATAAAAGTCACTATAATATCTTCAATTTAGATATTGACATTTTAAAACAGCAATTAGCCAGTGCTCCACTTAGAAATCAGTCTCAAGGTCAATCTAATACCTTAGTAAGTTTTCCTACCATTGATGGTAAGTTAGAACAGTTTAGAATTGTAGAAACTCAAATTTTTTCGACTAATGATAATATAAATCAACACCCAGGAATAAAAACATATTTAGGATCTAGAATTGATAACTCTGGTACAAGAATTAGGTTTAGTGTCACGCCTTTAGGCTTTAACGGAATGATTTCGGAACCTGGAGCAGAAACAGTTTATATTCAATCAGTAAATAAAGTTTCTAATGGACAATATATTGTTTACAACAGAAAAACTAGAATTAATAGTCATGAAACTTTTGAATGTTTAACTGAAGATGTAAGTATCACTAGTCGTATTTTAGGTAGCGAAGTCCTTAGAGATGCTAACGATAAATTATTAAGAACATATAAAATGGCTATGTCTGTTACCTCAGAGTATACTGGTTTTTGGGATGATGGAAATCCTGGAAATGGAAATGCGCAACAAGATGCATTAGCCGCAATGGTATCTACATTAAACAGAAATAATGAGGTGTTTGAAGTAGATATGGCAATAACATTTCTTTTAGTAGATACTATGGATGACCCAGCTATAGATTTGATTTATTCTGGTACTGACTCTTATGGTAATAATTTAAATGGTGATTTACAAACTAATTTGACAAATGTTGTTGGAGAAGATGATTATGATATAGGCCACTTATTACATTTTGCTGGTAATAATGGTAATGCAGGTTGTATAGGATGTGTATGCGAAAGTGGAAAAGGAAGTGCTTTCTCTGCGCATTCATTTGCTGATAATGATGGTGGACCTTATATGGCAGATTTCTTTGATATCGATTATGTACCACATGAAATTGGACATCAAATGGGAGCAAACCATACCTTTTCATTTAGCTCTGAAGGGACAGGTGTAAATGCTGAACCAGGAAGTGGAACTACTATAATGGGTTATGCAGGAATTACGGGAGGTAATGATGTACAGGACCATAGTGATCCTTATTTTCATTATTATAGTATCAGTCAAATTTTAAATAATGTAACTAGTGGTAATAATCAATGTGCAACAACAACAAATATATCTAATAATCCTCCTGTTGCAGATGCTGGTTTAGATTATACCATTCCTAATGGTACAGCTTTTATCCTTAAAGGAGCTGCTTCAGATCCTGATCCTACAGATGCATTAACCTATTGTTGGGAACAAATAGACAGTGGTGTAACTACTAATAGCACCTTTGGACCTACAAAAACAACTGGTGCTGTGTGGAGATCTAGACCTCCAAGTACGTCTCCAAATAGATATATGCCTATTTTAAGTAGAGTATTAAATGGACAATTAACTGAGACTAATCCAGTTGAAACAGTCAATAATACTTCTTGGGAAACTGTATCCACAGTAGGAAGAACGTTAAATTTTGCATTAACTGTTAGAGATCGCTCAGAAGCTGGAGGAGTTGGTCAAACCCCACAAACAAGTTTTGGTGTAATGCAAGTTACTGTTGATGCTTCATCAGGTCCTTTTACAGTCACTTCTCAAACGACTAATGAAACTTGGGATGCAGGATCAACACAAACCGTAACATGGAATGTTGCAGGAACCGATGGAGGAGCTGTTAATACACCCACAGTAAATATTTTATTATCTATAGATGGAGGCTTAACCTTTCCATTTACCTTAGCATCAGATGTGCCAAATGATGGTTCACATGACGTTGCAGTGCCTTCAACAGGAGGAGATACAAATATGGCTAGAGTTATAGTAGAAGGTAATAATAATATTTTCTACGCAGTAAACTCTACTAACTTCTCTATACAAGAATCTGAGTTTGTTATTACGGTATCAAATCCAAATGTTGATGTATGCCAACCTAATGATGCTGTTTACAATTATACATATAATACTTTTTTAGGATTTAGCGGAACCACTAATTTATCTGTCACTGGTCTACCTAGTGGAACTTCTGCAGTAATCAATCCAAATACTGCATCTATAGATGGTGATACTGGAACTGTTACGGTTTCAGGAACAGGTAGTTTAGCATTAGGAAACTATAGTTTTACTTTAGAAGGAACTTCAGGATCAATAACAAAAACGGTTGACTTATCTTTTAATGTTTATAGTAGTACACTTAATTCTGTTGTGTTAACATCACCAGCTAATGGAGCTGTAGATGTTCCAGCAAATGGAGATTTAGTCTGGGTAACAAATCCAAATGCAGTAGATTATTTAGTTGAAATAGCTTCAGACTCTGGATTTGGAACAATTGTAGAGTCAGCTTCAGTTCAAACCAATTCATACACGACCACAATGTTAAATGCGGACACACAATACTATTGGAGAGTAACTTCTTCTAATGATTGTGCTACAGCAAGTCCGTCTTCAGTATATAGTTTTACAACAGCAGTATTGACATGTAATAATATTTTTAATGCAACAGATACACCTATAACTATTGCTAGTTCTGGTTCAAATGCTAATTACACCTCGATTATTAATATACCAGAAGATTTAGAAATCACAGATATTAATGTTAGAATAAATATTGATCATACTTGGAATAGTGATTTAGACATCTTTTTGATTAGTCCACTTGGTACGTCCGTAGAATTATCAACTGATAATGGAAGCTCTAGTAATAATTACACAAATACTATTTTTGACCAAGAGGCAACCAATTCTATAACCTCAGGCTCTTCACCTTTTACAGGTACTTTTACTCCTGAAGGAGATTTGTCTGTTTTATACGGAGAAATGACTGCTGGAGATTGGACTTTATCTGTGGATGATGATTTTGGTCCAGCAGATGGAGGTACAATTTTAGAGTTTTCATTGGATTTATGTGTTTTGGGAAGCTTCACAACATTATCTACCGATAATTTTGAAGATAGAGCTACTACCTTTACTGTCTATCCAAATCCAAATAATGGAGAGTTTACAATTGTATTAAATAACAATAACTTTGATAATGATATATCAATAGATGTTTATGATGTTAGAGGAAGAAAAGTATACAATAACTTGTTTGAAAACTCAAATGATTTTAATCAAACTATCACATTAAATAATGTCGAGGCTGGATTATATCTTCTTAACATAACTGATGGAAACTTAACTCTAACTAAGAAGCTGGTCATAAAGTAA